The following coding sequences are from one Halorubrum sp. BOL3-1 window:
- a CDS encoding ArsR family transcriptional regulator gives MEKGTRELLEPLPPSAKLVYYVLDAEGRFDQTGLAEETRLSTRTVRFAVEKLTEVGLVEEGLCPRDARRSVYQAVPPAERDAAGEAEAPAESTAASEADSTSAAVAED, from the coding sequence ATGGAAAAAGGAACTCGCGAGCTGCTCGAACCGCTCCCGCCGAGCGCCAAGTTGGTCTACTACGTGCTCGACGCGGAGGGCCGGTTCGACCAGACCGGCCTCGCCGAGGAGACTCGTCTCTCCACTCGCACCGTCCGATTCGCGGTCGAGAAGCTCACCGAGGTCGGCCTCGTCGAGGAGGGGCTGTGCCCCCGAGACGCCCGTCGGTCGGTCTATCAGGCCGTTCCGCCCGCGGAGCGCGACGCCGCCGGCGAGGCGGAGGCTCCCGCCGAGTCGACTGCGGCCTCGGAGGCGGACTCGACTTCCGCCGCGGTCGCCGAGGACTGA
- a CDS encoding tRNA (N(6)-L-threonylcarbamoyladenosine(37)-C(2))-methylthiotransferase, whose translation MATYHIETYGCSSNRGESREIERALRDGGHRPADGPEDADVAILNTCTVVEKTERNMLRRAEELAETTADLVVTGCMALAQGELFAEADVDAEILHWDEVPSYVLNGECPTVTPDAEPVLDGVIGILPIARGCMSNCSYCITKFATGRVDSPPVEENVEKARALVHAGAKEIRVTGQDTGVYGWDEGERKLPELLDRICDIEGDFRVRLGMANPGGIHGIHEELAEVFAANEELYDFVHAPVQSGSDDVLADMRRQHRVEKFREVVETLDDRLGHWTLSTDFIVGFPTEDDEDHELSMDLLAEVRPEKINVTRFSKRPGTDAADMKGLGGTIKKERSKAMSELKMEVVGEAYESMVGERFDVLVVEEGTGDSVKCRDGAYRQIIVQHADERGAEVGDFLTVKVTGHNTVYAFGEPVTTGETAGSDSAEIDSSKTDTAERDPVEGDSVERDDRPESTASSA comes from the coding sequence ATGGCGACGTACCACATCGAAACGTACGGCTGTAGCTCGAACCGGGGAGAGAGCCGGGAGATCGAGCGCGCCCTCCGCGACGGGGGGCACCGCCCGGCCGACGGCCCGGAAGACGCGGATGTCGCCATCCTCAACACCTGTACCGTCGTCGAGAAGACCGAACGGAACATGCTCCGGCGCGCCGAAGAGCTGGCGGAGACGACCGCCGACCTCGTCGTCACCGGCTGTATGGCGCTCGCGCAGGGCGAGCTGTTCGCGGAGGCGGACGTCGACGCCGAGATTCTCCACTGGGACGAGGTCCCCTCGTACGTGCTCAACGGCGAGTGCCCGACGGTCACCCCCGACGCCGAGCCGGTCCTCGACGGCGTGATCGGCATCCTCCCGATCGCGCGCGGCTGTATGAGCAACTGCTCGTACTGTATCACCAAGTTCGCAACCGGACGCGTCGACTCGCCGCCGGTCGAAGAGAACGTCGAGAAGGCGCGGGCGCTGGTCCACGCCGGCGCGAAGGAAATCCGCGTCACCGGCCAGGACACCGGCGTCTACGGCTGGGACGAGGGCGAGCGGAAGCTCCCGGAGCTGCTCGACCGGATCTGCGACATCGAGGGCGACTTCCGGGTCCGATTGGGGATGGCGAACCCCGGCGGGATCCACGGGATCCACGAGGAGCTGGCCGAGGTGTTCGCCGCGAACGAGGAGCTGTACGACTTCGTCCACGCGCCGGTCCAGTCCGGCTCAGACGACGTGCTCGCGGACATGCGTCGCCAGCACCGCGTCGAGAAGTTCCGCGAAGTCGTCGAGACCCTCGACGACCGGCTCGGCCACTGGACGCTCTCGACCGACTTCATCGTCGGCTTCCCGACCGAGGACGACGAGGACCACGAGCTGTCGATGGACCTGCTCGCTGAGGTCCGGCCGGAAAAAATCAACGTCACCCGCTTCTCGAAGCGTCCCGGCACGGACGCCGCCGACATGAAGGGACTCGGCGGGACCATCAAGAAAGAGCGCTCGAAGGCGATGTCCGAGCTGAAGATGGAGGTCGTCGGCGAGGCGTACGAGTCGATGGTGGGCGAGCGCTTCGACGTCCTCGTCGTCGAGGAGGGGACCGGCGACTCGGTGAAGTGCCGCGACGGCGCCTACCGCCAGATAATCGTCCAGCACGCGGACGAACGCGGGGCCGAGGTTGGCGACTTCCTCACCGTGAAAGTGACCGGCCACAACACGGTGTACGCGTTCGGTGAGCCGGTCACGACGGGGGAGACAGCCGGAAGCGATTCGGCCGAAATCGACTCAAGTAAAACGGACACGGCAGAGCGCGATCCGGTCGAGGGCGACTCCGTCGAGCGCGACGATCGCCCCGAGTCGACGGCCTCCTCGGCGTAA
- a CDS encoding HAMP domain-containing sensor histidine kinase has translation MDFHVSPRNGFVALGGICAALGVRHVAFAGGGVGVLFESALIVGLSGIVLYTAYDLPEWDVSVPGRWRAVRIGGLTALSFPALAGVVWLIWLLSHHAFKLSFLVSFAASLGAAVGSRAGLYVVKADERLTEAQELTTLLSINDRVLRHNIRNELSVALGHLDGIEDAVDRATIAERAGIARSHLEGLVETSERTRRIASIWRTETLQSFDLVAVVEARVAQLTAESPGTTVHTELPDSCVVRTHPSLPLAFEEALRNAIEHNDDDVTITVRVRRDPDATTLVIEDTGKGIPQVERRTLQNDEETPLEHTEGLGLWLIHWTVTRAGGTVEFDENDPQGTVVRIRLPRRPESPRSVGGNARGPEPGRYGSRNSR, from the coding sequence ATGGACTTCCACGTCTCGCCCCGAAACGGCTTCGTCGCGCTCGGCGGGATCTGCGCGGCTCTCGGCGTGCGGCACGTGGCGTTCGCCGGCGGGGGCGTGGGAGTGCTGTTCGAGTCCGCGCTCATCGTCGGTCTCTCCGGTATCGTCCTCTATACAGCGTACGACCTGCCCGAGTGGGACGTCTCCGTCCCCGGGCGATGGCGGGCGGTTCGGATCGGGGGTCTGACGGCTCTCTCGTTCCCAGCGCTCGCCGGCGTCGTGTGGCTCATCTGGCTGCTCAGCCACCACGCGTTCAAGCTCTCCTTCCTGGTCTCGTTCGCGGCCAGCCTCGGGGCGGCGGTCGGATCGCGGGCGGGCCTGTACGTGGTGAAGGCCGATGAACGGCTCACCGAGGCTCAGGAGCTGACGACCCTCCTCTCGATCAACGACCGCGTGCTTCGCCACAACATCCGCAACGAACTCTCGGTCGCGCTCGGTCACCTCGACGGGATCGAGGACGCGGTCGACAGGGCGACGATCGCGGAGCGGGCGGGGATCGCTCGGAGCCACTTGGAGGGGCTCGTCGAGACGAGCGAGCGAACGCGGCGCATCGCCTCGATCTGGCGGACCGAAACGCTCCAGTCGTTCGATCTCGTCGCCGTCGTCGAGGCGCGTGTGGCCCAGTTGACCGCGGAGTCGCCCGGCACCACGGTTCACACGGAGCTTCCCGACAGCTGTGTCGTCCGAACGCATCCGTCGCTCCCGCTCGCGTTCGAGGAGGCGCTTCGGAACGCGATCGAACACAACGACGACGACGTGACGATCACGGTGCGCGTGCGGCGGGACCCGGACGCGACGACCCTCGTCATCGAAGACACCGGAAAGGGGATCCCGCAGGTCGAGCGACGGACCCTCCAGAACGACGAGGAGACGCCGCTCGAACACACCGAGGGACTCGGGCTGTGGCTGATACACTGGACCGTGACCCGAGCGGGCGGGACGGTCGAGTTCGACGAGAACGACCCGCAGGGGACCGTCGTCCGGATCCGGCTCCCCCGTCGACCCGAGTCCCCACGTTCGGTCGGCGGGAACGCGAGGGGTCCCGAGCCGGGACGGTACGGGTCGAGAAATTCGAGATAG
- a CDS encoding long-chain fatty acid--CoA ligase, translating into MSWQEAERAFTDPAIARETLPRMFERTTQRHADRLAQRYKGGVHDRSLVAAGVVSPAPAGGYADLTYAEMRGVVRNLAAGFRELGVDSDTRVAMYSETRMEWAQTDFAALAAGAVVTTVYASSSPTQLRYLLEDPEATVVVAETREMLGDVLRVRDDLEHDLDAIVTVDDVDAADVAAEIRDGEPADDDAGSDRGESSATDEVSVDDVYTLGGLHGLGAAAFDEATYEGWIDAADTGDLASLIYTSGTTGKPKGVRLTHANFRDNVSQCYRRFADRDDRDSEVPGISAESTTLSFLPLAHVFERMAGHYMMFVAGATVAYAESPDTLREDFGLVRPTTTTSVPRVYEKLYDAIREQASESPVTERIFEWAVDVGRAHHESDDPGALLDAKRAVADRLVFSSVREAIGGNIDFFISGGGSLSAELCALYHAMDLPILEGYGLTETSPVISVNPPERPKVGTIGPPVVDTEVAIDGGVVGEEVSELSGDAGELLVRGPQVTDGYWNRPDATAEAFVDPSDLPGDTVTAGTPPDERVDVYGTGSDESGDVAAEPWFRTGDIVQLRPDGYVAFRERAKQLLVLSTGKNVAPGPIEDRFAANEFVEQCVVLGDGRKFVSALVVPNFERLGAWADDDDGIDLPDDPAGICRDDRVRERIQAEVDRVNEEFESYEQIKRFRIVEEEFTEANDLLTPTMKKKRRNILDRFADEVDLIYDE; encoded by the coding sequence ATGAGTTGGCAGGAGGCGGAACGAGCGTTCACGGACCCTGCAATCGCCCGAGAGACGCTCCCGCGAATGTTCGAGCGGACCACGCAGCGGCACGCGGACCGGCTCGCGCAGCGCTACAAGGGAGGGGTCCACGACCGATCGCTCGTCGCGGCCGGAGTCGTCTCGCCGGCACCCGCGGGGGGGTACGCCGACCTGACGTACGCCGAGATGCGCGGGGTCGTCCGGAACCTCGCTGCGGGGTTCCGGGAGTTGGGCGTCGACAGCGACACGCGGGTGGCGATGTACTCGGAGACCCGCATGGAGTGGGCGCAGACGGACTTCGCCGCGCTGGCCGCCGGCGCGGTGGTGACGACCGTGTACGCCTCCTCCTCGCCGACCCAGCTCCGGTACCTGCTGGAAGACCCGGAAGCGACCGTCGTCGTCGCCGAGACCCGCGAGATGCTCGGCGACGTGCTCCGCGTCCGAGACGACCTCGAACATGACCTCGACGCAATCGTGACCGTCGACGACGTTGACGCCGCCGACGTGGCGGCGGAAATCCGTGACGGAGAACCGGCCGACGATGACGCTGGATCGGACCGCGGCGAGAGTTCGGCCACCGACGAGGTGTCGGTCGACGACGTGTACACGCTAGGCGGACTCCACGGGCTCGGCGCCGCGGCGTTCGACGAGGCGACCTACGAGGGGTGGATCGACGCGGCCGACACCGGCGATCTCGCCAGCCTGATCTACACCTCCGGGACGACCGGGAAACCGAAGGGGGTCCGGCTCACGCACGCGAACTTCCGCGACAACGTCTCGCAGTGTTACCGGCGGTTCGCGGACCGAGACGATCGAGACTCCGAGGTCCCCGGCATCTCCGCCGAGTCGACGACGCTCTCCTTCCTCCCGCTCGCGCACGTCTTCGAGCGGATGGCCGGCCACTACATGATGTTCGTCGCGGGCGCGACCGTCGCGTACGCGGAGAGCCCCGACACGCTCCGCGAGGACTTCGGACTGGTGCGTCCCACGACGACGACCAGCGTCCCGCGGGTCTACGAGAAGCTGTACGACGCGATCCGCGAGCAGGCGAGCGAGTCACCGGTCACGGAGCGAATCTTCGAGTGGGCGGTCGATGTCGGTCGAGCCCACCACGAAAGCGACGACCCCGGCGCCCTCCTCGACGCCAAGCGCGCGGTCGCGGACCGGCTCGTCTTCTCGTCGGTCCGAGAGGCGATCGGCGGCAACATCGACTTCTTCATCTCCGGCGGCGGGTCGCTGTCGGCCGAGCTGTGCGCGCTGTACCACGCGATGGACCTGCCGATACTGGAGGGGTACGGCCTGACGGAGACGTCTCCCGTCATCAGCGTCAACCCGCCGGAGCGGCCGAAGGTCGGCACCATCGGGCCGCCGGTCGTCGACACGGAGGTCGCGATCGACGGCGGGGTCGTGGGCGAGGAGGTCTCGGAGCTGTCCGGCGACGCGGGCGAACTGCTCGTCCGCGGACCGCAGGTGACCGACGGCTACTGGAATCGACCGGACGCGACCGCGGAGGCGTTCGTCGACCCGAGCGACCTCCCGGGCGACACCGTGACCGCGGGGACCCCGCCGGACGAGCGCGTCGACGTCTACGGGACCGGGTCCGACGAGTCGGGCGATGTCGCCGCAGAGCCGTGGTTCCGCACCGGCGACATCGTCCAGCTCCGGCCGGACGGGTACGTCGCCTTCCGCGAGCGCGCCAAGCAGCTGCTCGTGCTCTCGACCGGGAAGAACGTCGCGCCCGGCCCGATCGAGGACCGGTTCGCCGCGAACGAGTTCGTCGAGCAGTGCGTCGTCCTCGGCGACGGTCGAAAGTTCGTCTCCGCGCTCGTCGTCCCGAACTTCGAGCGGCTCGGGGCGTGGGCCGACGACGACGACGGGATCGACCTCCCGGACGACCCCGCTGGGATCTGCCGTGACGACCGCGTCCGCGAGCGGATTCAAGCGGAGGTCGACCGGGTGAACGAAGAGTTCGAGTCCTACGAGCAGATCAAGCGGTTCCGGATCGTCGAAGAGGAGTTCACCGAGGCGAACGACCTGCTCACCCCGACGATGAAAAAGAAGCGGCGGAACATCCTCGACCGGTTCGCCGACGAGGTCGATCTGATCTACGACGAGTAG